In the genome of Daucus carota subsp. sativus chromosome 9, DH1 v3.0, whole genome shotgun sequence, the window TTTTTCCGCTtagaatatactccctccgttttttattatttgacgttttgacttttggcacacatctttaggtgagttgaccggattgtaaaaattattatttttgattgattttttttgtgaattaaaaatttgattatatatttttattcaaaaaataaattttaaaaataatatttttaactactcggttaaagcacttaaaagtacgTACCTAAAATTAAAacgtcaaatattaaaaaacagatgGAGTATTAGCTAACGTGAcgataaattgaaatttgaatggTCCAGCGTGAATTTTGAGAGGCAGTCATTCAGAAGATTTACAGTGTCGTCCAGCAGCATtataatttaacaaatgacctgGACCAATGAATCTGTGCcgttcaaaaattaatattatccgACAAACGGTCTTAACAGATGCATCCGTTGTCATTCAGCTATTTTAGCGTGGTTAAGCGGTTAACAAACGGGCCTTAGTTGTTGaagttatattatttaatgaataattgttggataattttttatattttacgtAAACACATAGTCATCCTCTTATTAGAAAAACTCTTTtgctaaaatttcaaaatagccTTATTAAGTtcaaatgatattttaaaaaaaacaagtttgaaatgatCATTCAAATTTGATACGTACAAAATATGAGACAGATAATTCATCAATAATCTTGGGTGGACTCTTAAGTTTTGGCCAACTATGTGGGTAGGGCTGTCGGGTGATCCCCGGATACCACTCTCCTCAAGTActagattatattatttttagtttgtcCAAATTTGGGTtcgggatcgttttattcgtATATAAAtcgatcccgggtatttgagattctgatctgaaccggatatgatccagtatcgtattttctattttttaactgggtagtttatgatccattgAATATGAGCCAGATATGATCCACTtacattaaatatcattattattttagttgatcaaataattatcatttagtctaagtaaacataataatattataaagtataataattttaaattaaaacttatagttatatgttggtatatttcatttattaaatatatatgaagataataagcatgatcacattaaataaatcatattttaaagagatataaacttaaataagatattaaaattttataaaatgatgactatttacttgcaaatatgatggtgttataatataatatatatatatgagtttgaatcgaatatgaaccgtggatcatattcagttattcgggtaggatcatattatgaaaaattatacaaGACCGAACAGATTTACAGCCTGTGTGGGCTATGACTTCCGCACAAGCCATAAGCTTTAAAGCAAGTTCCTCATGCCTGTTTTTTTACTCTCGAATTTCGATAAATGAATTCTCTCCTTGAGCTCTAAAGGCTAAAGCCCCAATTCATAAAATACATTCCCTCCTCAATCACTACTCAATCATACCTACAACTGCAACCATCGCAACGCAGGTATGAAATACatttacatacatacataatcTGCAacattaattttgatatttgctttgTTTCAAGATTTCATCTTAAAATCTTATCTAAATCTTTACTGTGCATGGGtgttacaaaaattaaaattttgattagtttatgtgcttgttgATTAAGATTAGCTGATACGCCTACTATGCTTAGTtagttagttttgtaaagattACTCTTGTTGACAGGCTCGCTTTGTTTCTGGGAAAATGTTTTAATGATATTTCGGGGTTTTGTTTACATTCCTAATTTTGTTCTTCTTCAGCGGACCggctttttgattttatttcctTGCTGTTATTGTGGTACTTTAATTTAGGGGAGTGTGTGCTTCAGACGAGGAAAATGAAAAATGTTATGATCTTTAGCTCAAATGACTTCCCTGTTATAATGACATGAAAACATTGTCCAAATTCTGAACATTTCCTCACCtttgtttacaatttttttttaaggataGTCAAATGGGGTTATATAGTTGTTGTCCAAGAAAACATTTTCTCAGAaattattttttggaaaaatagtTTTCGAGGAGTAGTTTGAAGTTTCCCGCTATATAACTAGCAAAGTCTTTGCCGACAAATTTGGGGTCTCAAATTTGATACTTTTAAGTCAATCGACTACTGACTGTTTTTTTCTCCAGTTGCGGATTCTTTTGCCTGCTATTGCAGTGATAATTTTTCAATTATCTTGTATTTAGCATAAATGTTATCATCTCCCGGTCTCCCCATGCCCTTCCCTAAGAGCGGTTACTCTGACTATATTTGGTTTGGAAGACATTAACCTAAAACTGTGCAAGTAATAGTTGTGTCTTTAATCAGATGTTGTAGCAAAATCTTAGGTTTTctagcattttttttttgttgctaaatgTTTTCTAGCATTTTGATTGTGTTGTTCAAACTATGTGCTATGTGAGCAATATAATTGCTAACAAATGATGCTGAATACTTTTTGttaataatatactttttttttggtCTGGGTTAATGatatactttttatttaaaCCCTCATCTCTAGAAACATGGCTACGGATTCTAAAATAAGGCGACTTGATTGCGGAGCCGACAGAATCAGCAGCTTGCCAAGAAACTTAATAGAGGCTATTTTAAGACACTTGCCGGTTCACGATGTAGCAAGAACAAGTATCCTTTCGAGAAATTGGAGGAATATATGGGGAACGTACCCAAAGCTGATTTTTGATGACAAGTTTTTCTCAAAATTGGTTTCCAAGGAAGATAAAGAAGCTCCACTATTTAAAGCTGTACGAGTTGTTAATCAAATTCTTCTACTGCACGGTGGCCCGATTTTGACGTTCTATCTCATAATTCCTCCAGATCTGCCTCTTCATGAATGGCTAGATACAGATTTTTGGattaaaaacatatcaaataaCGGGGTTAGGGAATTCGGACTTTGTAATACTCAAGATATTCCCTACACAATGCCCTCTTATTTGTTTTCCTGTTTTGAGTTGAATCATTTGACTCTCGCATCCTGCATTCTGGAACCACCTCCTAGATTTGGAGGCTTCTCCAATCTAGAAAGTGTTAGGCTCATGGATGTCATAATTACTGCTGATATTTCATTCGGTCCTAAACTTGAACAATTGGTCTTGGAAAGTTGCATTGGGATTAAACATCTAGGAAGCCTATTTGAAAATCATAGCAATCTTAGTAGATTGATCATTGAGAGGGGAGACATTGATTGGAAATTGTTTGAAAGCACCCAAAAGTCATATCTTGTCTCTCTCATGTTAAAAAGAGTGACAAATCCCATAGAGAAAATTGTCAACTTAGAGAAGTTTGTTGCCAGTATGCCTAGAATAAATAAGCTGGTTGTTGATGATTGTTTCCTCAAGGTAAAGTGAAatcttgcaagttgcaactttGTTTGATTAGTATTGCCATTCACAAATTTGGTCAGCAGTACATATCATCCTGTCCATTgtgtttcatattttaatttattttttatccatcatatatgtatatgtacagTCTTTGGAGCCAGGTGTAGCTATACCAAAGATGCTTACAACAACAATGGAGAACATAAAACGTCTGTGCTTTTCTGGTGTTGGATTTCATGATTTGGTCCAGATTAAGTATGTTCTTTGCTTAATCAGAAGTTCGCCCAACCTGCAACATCTTTTATTAGGACCGGTAAGAACTGAAGTTCAAGCTGTCTGAATATAAATGCTACTGtgatatttatgaatatatatatatatatacatatatttaatgacATAGACCTAGCAACATTTTGAAAAGTTCATAGAATATTATTGCAGTAATACATGACAGACCAAGTGAACTGATTTATGATAGAAAAAAGTAATTCATAAAAAACAATACGAAATTGGTGAAACTTAAAGCGGAATTGAATTTTTGCCCTATGCTACAGAAAGACTACTGTTGAAACTCAAGTTTGAAACTCAAGTATTACTGCAAGCAACTAAAATTTGGAAGTGCAGACTAATAGTCGCATGAAATTACATGGAAAGAAGATGAGTGTCCCTTACTATGTCTGCCTATGACTCCCCTAGTCCCCTGCATGTAAGAGCTAACAGTGTTAATTAAATGACAATTTAATAAATGGACTGCCTTGTGCTATAATATTGTAGCATGGAATTATTTGAGATATTACTTTTCTTACTTTTTATGCAGCTCAGAAATTCAACTATGCGAAAAGTCATTTCATCAACATTTTCATGATGCCATCTTTAAATAATcttgataaattttttgttttggaAGAATATATGATAGTAGACATCTCAATCCATACTTCTATCTTTTGATAGTTCTCAACAGATAAAGTAAATTTACATAAAATAGGGCTGATCATCAAACCGCAAAAATCGCaaaaaccgcccgcaccgcaccaAACCACACCGCGAGACgtggtttttaaattttgtggtgCGATTGCGGTTTAAAATTTTTTCAAACCGTAAGGTGCGGTGCGGATTGCGgttttgattttacaaaatgcGGTTAAAATGCACCGCACcacatttaatatattatataaaaaaaatatatactaattatttatattatagacATATGTATTAATTTCTCAACTAGACACTACCTATCAAGCTCATGTCTAAATCAGACGCACATTACTCAACCCTACCTCTGCCAAGACATTTTACATTTTGTTAACCATGTTTATATTGTACAATACATTCAAGCAGAAGGCCAGTGCCTCTGATCTGTTGTCTGGTGCCTCTGGTATGATTGTGTACTTATTCGGTGTCTACAAATTTGCTTATATGCAGTAGTTCAAATTATGTTAATTcatgatttaattttaatttttaacttttatatttcattttctccaaaaaatatttgattattaataaattttaaaaaactatttgaatgtataaaccgcataaaccgcacCGCAACCGCACCGCATTTTTATGGTGCGGTTTACGTGGTTTTAACTCTTTGCGGTGCGGTTTGAGAAATTGACAAAACCGTACACGCGGTTTGGTTTGCGGTTTTAgccaaaaaccgcaccgcccgcaccgcgatcacccctaacATAAAACGTTAAGCTATACATGCACACTCTAATTGTGACTCTATTTGTTACCCTTATATTTTGTTCACTTGTACTAAGAATCTGAAATTGTATATAATATGCTCCTATAAATATCGAGTTACTTGCGCTCCAGATATTTTTATTGCAAGTAAAGGAGTACATATTTTTATTGCAAAGGAGTACATTCTATTCCTTACGGTTGGTATTCCCTCTTATCTATTATTTTAAACTGCTTATAGTCTTATTTTGACTTTTGTTAAAGGTATTTTCCTCCACTTCATTCTCTTTTAATCTATACTCACAGTATTTACTATATAATTTCTCTCTAATGCTCACATTATATCTGAATTTTCTTGTGTTGTTTTTTTAGATCATACCCGGTCCTAGTTTAATCCACGATAAAACCTGCTAAATAATTAGGGATGGCAACAGGTTGGATCGGATTGGGTTTTtcaataattaaattcaaatatgaatattttgacAAGACTCGAACCCGACCTAGACTCAGACCTGGGTTATGCAGGCCAGAGagaagactatatatatatatatatatatatatatatatatatatatatatatatatatatatatatatatgggcttaCTCCCTTACAAAATCACTTGaactagaaactagaaaccaatgaTCGTAACAGttatatttagtgattattcAGTTTTATCCCAGCCTCAGCCCCAACTCCCGCCCTCTGTTTCCTTTGATCACTGCCATCATCTCCGATTACCACTATTAATTTCGACTTCCAATTGCTGCTGATATACTGCAAATAGTGGGGCATAAATTGatatgttaaaataaatattataaatatatagatagagAGAGGTGGGGAAGAGAGAATTGCGGAGAAGATGATTGGAGAGTGATGAGGTTGTCATAGATATGACCTTGAAGAAACTCGCCGGATAAGATCGAAGAAAGGGAAGGTGATGGAAAGGAAGGAGGCTGGGGCTGGAGTGTGGCGCAGTTGTGGTTGCAGCATGACATCGAGGTGGCAGTAGTGATGGTTGCAACGTGGTATGGGTGGGTAGCTGGTTGCAGCGAGGAGTGAGGGTGTGGATTGTGCTGGTAGCGTGGGCTGAGGGggtaaaatagttttaattaattagggattatattcaaataattaatgattgtttttagtttttaggcttatattggtttgtatttgatcattttCCTGTATATAAATAGATtaatataaatcataaaaaatgtATCGTCTACCTACCTTATAATGCACATTAAAATGCATCATTTCAATA includes:
- the LOC108201882 gene encoding F-box/FBD/LRR-repeat protein At1g13570, with protein sequence MATDSKIRRLDCGADRISSLPRNLIEAILRHLPVHDVARTSILSRNWRNIWGTYPKLIFDDKFFSKLVSKEDKEAPLFKAVRVVNQILLLHGGPILTFYLIIPPDLPLHEWLDTDFWIKNISNNGVREFGLCNTQDIPYTMPSYLFSCFELNHLTLASCILEPPPRFGGFSNLESVRLMDVIITADISFGPKLEQLVLESCIGIKHLGSLFENHSNLSRLIIERGDIDWKLFESTQKSYLVSLMLKRVTNPIEKIVNLEKFVASMPRINKLVVDDCFLKSLEPGVAIPKMLTTTMENIKRLCFSGVGFHDLVQIKYVLCLIRSSPNLQHLLLGPDPTDKRKDGLDLGAVSKDSVKSVEKYLHLPIKDMILDKLETVGIRDFVGSRAELRFIKLLLVSSPSLQTMRLWYSDDCKEEARSRISRELLQYNRCASTTVKLIMQ